The genome window TGGAAAAGGCGGCGGCGCAGCGCGGCATCCGCATCGTCTTTGATGACAGTATGGCCGTGCAGGCCCGGGTGGCGGCAGGCCCCGTCGACCTGGTGCTGGCCAATCTGCTCGATAACGCCGTGAAGTTTTCGCCGCCCGACAGCGTCATCACCGTGTACGTGGCGCGCGATGGCGAACATGCGATCGTCGGCGTGGCCGATGCGGGACCGGGCATCGGCGTGGAAGACTTGCCGCATCTGTTCGAGCGTTTTTACCGGGGCGCCCAGGCGCGCGCGGGCGAGGCGCCGGGCTTCGGCCTGGGCCTGGCCCTGTCGCAAGCCATCGTGCACGCGTATGGCGGCAGTATCGAGGCGCGGAACCGCCCGCAAGGCGGCGCGCTGTTCCTCATGCGCCTGCCCGCTTCAAGCTGAAGGCGCGACGCCTTCCCAGCGCACCTGCCGCACTTGCGGCCAGGCGCCCGCGCGGTTGACGAAGCGCACCAGCACGGCGCGCTGCACGGCCAGGCACAGCACCGTGGCGATCAGCTGCACCACCTGCCTGGCCTCGTCCCAGCTGCGCAGCATCTGCGACGGCGCCAGGCCCGCGCCTTTCAATTCGGCCAGCAGCAGGCGCACCACGTGGTCGGCCTGCGCCGCCGGACAAGTGACGGTCAGGCGGTAGGTGGCGACGGCCGGCCCCCGTTGTACGAACCACAGCATCCATTTTTTCATCATCAGACTCCCCGTTCGGCGACAAATTCCGCGTTGTTCACCAGCGCCCAGCGCACGGCCGAGACGCTGCCTTCCAGGCTGACCTGGCTGACGATCTGCTCCAGCAATCCCAGGCTGGACAAGGGCGTGAGCAGGTCGGCGCGCACTTCGATGCGCCCGGCCTGCGCCGCGTCTTCGCTGTGCAGGGATTGCAGCATCAGCGCCGGCATGCCGCTGATCAGGCGCAGCATCAGCTTGCGCACCTGCACTTCCTGCTCCGCCTCGCACACAGCCGTCACGCGGTAGATGCTTTCCGTCTCGATGCCCGCCTCGCTGCCGTGGGCGTTGATGCGTTGCGCCAGGTGGCGCAGCACCAGGTTGGCGACCAGCACGAAGCCCGTGCCGATGGCCGCTTCCAGCGCGAAACCGAGTCCGCACAGCACGCCGATGGCGGCCGAGCACCACAGGGTGGCGGCCGTGTTCAGGCCGCGCACGGTCATGCCCTCGCGCATGATGACGCCGGCACCGAGAAAGCCGATGCCCGACACCACCTGCGCGGCGATGCGCAGGTGGCCATCGGGATCGCCTTCGAGTACGGAAACCATCACGAACAGCGAGGCGCCGACGGACACCAGCGCGTTCGTGCGCAGGCCCGCCATGCGCTGGCGCAGCTGGCGTTCGGCGCCGATCATGGCGCCCAGGGTCAATGCCGCGGCAACGCGCAGCGAAAAATCAAATACCACCATCAGTTTCTCCCGGCTGGGGAGGAACAGGCGAGTGCAAGGGCGAAGACAATTCGCCCCGAAAGGGGGCAGCAGACGATAACGGTGGAACGATGAGGAGGGAAGTGGCGGCGAATGGACATCGCCGCTGGTAAAACCGCACCTTGCCATGGGCCAGGCGGGCGGAATGCGCGCGTCTTGCCTAAGGCCGATCGCCGATGGTCAATCGACTACTGTCACTGGAACAAGCACCCACGAGTCACTCCATATCATTGATAACGGGGGACAGTCTAGCCAGTGGGGCCGCTTTAGTCAACTGAAGCTCTCTTCAGGAAGCCGCCGCGTCGTCCCCGCCAATGCGGGGACGGTGAAGGCGACCGGTGGAAACTTAATGGGCTGCGGGTGCCTGGTCAGCGTCGGCATGGGCATGCTCGCCGCCACCGAAAAAGCGCGCGGCGCGCTTGCCCAGGCTGTCGAGGTAGGTGTAGGCGACGGGCACCACCACCAGCGTCAATAGCGTCGAGGTGATGACGCCGCCGATGACGGCGCGGCCCATGGGCGCCTGCGATTCGCCGCCGTCGCCCATGCCGATGGCCATCGGCAGCATGCCGAAGACCATCGCCAGGGTCGTCATCAGGATGGGGCGCAAGCGCACTTGCCCCGCTTCCATCAGCGCTTCAAACTGCCCCAGGCCTTCGCGCTGGCGCTGGTTGGTGAAGTCCACCAGCAAAATCGCATTCTTGGTGACCAGGCCCATCAGCATGATGAAGCCGATCACGGAGAAAATGTTCAGGGTGCTGCCCGTCATGAGGAGGGCCAGCAGCACGCCGATCAAGGAGAGCGGCAACGACACCATGATGGCGATCGGCTGCAAAAAGCTGCCGAACTGCGACGCCAGCACCAGGTAGATGAAGATCACGGCGATCCCCAGCGCCATCATCGCGCCGCCCATGGTTTCGGCCATCTGCTGCGCATTGCCGGCCACGTCGAAGCGCACGCCGGGCGGCAGGTCGATGGATTTCATGGCTTTCTGCACGTCGGCGTCGACGTCGCCGGCAGGGCGGCCCTGCACGCCCGCATAGATGGCGACGCGGCGCTGCAAGGCCTGGCGTTTCAGCACTTGCGGGCTGGACGAGGGCACGAATTCGACCACCTGGCGCAGCGGAATCATGATGGGCTTGCCGTTCGCGTCAAACTTGCTGGATGCCAGCGACAGGTCGGCCAGGTCGGCCACCTTTTGCCGGCCTGACTTGGGCAGCTGCACGTTGACGTCATAGTTTTGCCCGTCGGACGCCAGCCAGTGGCTGACCGTGTCGCCCGCCACGAACGGACGCAGGGCATTGCCGATCTGCTGCACCGACAGTCCCAGGTCGCTGGCCAGTTCGTTGTTGATCTTCACGGTGGTCGACGGATTGGCGCCTTCCTGGCTGTACTCCATGTCGGCCAGACCCTTGATGGTGCGCATCTTGTCCATCAGGCGGTGTGCCACCGCATCGAGCTTGCCTTCGTCCGTGCCCAGGATGGCGATGAAGATGGGGCGGTTGCCGACCGACAGGGTAATGCCGGCAATCGGCGCCAGGCGTTCGCGGATCAGTTTTTCCAGTTCCTGCTGCGAGCGGCGCTTGTGCGTCTTGATGTCCGTCAGCTTCAGGTTCACTTCGGCCGCGTTGCGTCCATCGGGCGTGCCGATATTGGCCACCAGGCTGTCGATCTCGGGAAATTCTTTCAAGGCCGTTTCGATCTGGCGCACTTTGCTGTCCGTGTATTCGAGGCTGGAGCCGACGGGCGTCTTGAAGCGCAGGTTGACCCAGCCCTGGTCCGTCTCGGGGAACATCTCGCCGCCGATCATGGGCACGAGCATCAGGCTGCCCGCGAACAGGGCGAAGGCCGTGGCCAAGGTCGTCTTGCGCCAGCGCAGGGCAATACCCAGTACCTTGCCGTACCAGACGTGCAGGCGGTCGATGCCCGTCTCGATCCAGGCCATGAAGCGGCCCAGCCACGGCGCGTACTTGAAGCGGTCCTTGACGGGGTCGCGCCAGACGGACGACAGCATGGGGTCGAGCGTGAAGCTGACGAACAGCGAGACGAGCACGGCGACGGCCACGGTGATGCCGAACTGCAGGAAGAAGCGGCCGATGATGCCGTCCATGAAGGCGACCGGCACGAACACGGCGACGATGGCGAACGTGGTGGCCATCACGGCGAGGCCGATTTCATTGGTGCCGTCGTTGGCCGCCTGGTAGTGGCTCTTGCCCATGCCCAGGTGGCGCACGATGTTTTCGCGCACCACGATGGCGTCATCGATCAACAGGCCGATGCACAAGGACAGCGCCATCAGGGTCAAAAAGTTCAGCGTAAAACCAAACGCCTTCATGGCGATGAAGCTGGCCAGCACGGAGATCGGCAGGGTCAAGCCCGTGATGATGGTCGAACGCCACGAGTGCAGGAACAGGAAGACGATCACCATGGTCAGCACGGCGCCTTCGATGATGGTGCGCTTGACGTTATCGAGCTGGCTTTGCATGCGTTCCGATTCGTCGTCGAGCACGCGCAGCTTGATATCGGGCGGCAGCGTCTTTTGCAGGTCCGCCGCCACTTTCAGGATGCCGGTGCCCACTTCGACCACGTTGGCGTCCTGCACCTTGGTGATTTCCATGGTCACGGCTTGCTGGCCGTTCATGCGCGAAATCGACAGTTCTTCCTGCTCGCCGTCGACCACGGTGGCCACCTGGTCCAGGTAGACGGGGCCGACGGCGCGGCGCGCGACGATGATCTTGCCGAATTCGCGCGCATCCTTGATCTTGCCTTCCACGCGCACCAGCTGTTCGGCCGCGCCATGGCTGATCGAGCCGGCCGGCAAATTGGTATTCGTCGCCTGGATGGCGCGGATGACTTCATCGACGCCGATGCCCTGGGCATTGAGCTCGATCGGCTTCATGCTGATGAGGATCTGGCGCGCGCGCAGGCCGCGCAGCTTGACTTGTCCCACGCCGGCCACGCCCTGGAAGCGCTTGCTGATGATCTGCTCCGTCATGGTCGACAGCGAGCGCAGGTCATGCCCGGTGGATGTGAGCACGATGGTGGCGATGGGGCGTTCGTTGTCGCCTTCGGCGCGCGCGATGAACGGGTCCTTGGCTTCCTTCGGGAAGCGCGGACGGACCAGCGCCACCTTGTCGCGCAAGTCCTGCATGGCCTTGTCCATGTTGGTCGACAGCTCGAATTCCAGGTAGACGCCGGCGCGTCCTTCCCACGAGTTGGCGCGGATGGTCTTGATGCCGCTGACGGTGTTGACGGCGTCCTCGATGGGGCGCGTGATGTCGTTTTCCACGGCTTCCGGCGAGGCGCCCGGGTAGTTCACTTCAATGGCGGCGAACGGGAACTGCACGCTGGGCATGCTCTCCACGCCCAGGCCCCGGTAGGAGAAGATACCGAGCACCACCAGCGCCACCATGACCATGGTGGCGAAGACGGGGTTTTGAATACTGACTTTGGTCATCCACATGGCTCAGTCCTTCCGTGCCAGCACGGCCGCCGGTGCAGCTGGGGCGGGTGCGGTGGCGGGCGCGGCGAAGGTCACGCTGTGGCCAGGTTTCACGCCATCGAGCCTGGCGATGATGACTTTGGCGCCCGGCACCAGGCCGGATGTGACTTCCGCATAGCCTTCATCCTCGTTGCGCAGTCCCAGTGTGACGGGCTGGGCGACCACCTTGTTGTTCACCAGCGCGTACACGACGGCGCCCTGCTTTTCATTGCGCACGGCCGTCAACGGCACCAGCGGCGCCACGATTGATCGCTCGGTGACGATGCTGCCCTTGGCGAACATGCCGCCGCGCAGCGCGCCATCGCCATTGTCGACGGCGATGTAGACCAGCATGGCGCGCGAGCCGCTCTCGGTGGTGGGGTTGATGCGCGTGACCTTGCCGGCAAAGTCGCGCGCGCCGAAGCCGTCGACCTTGAAGTGCACGTCTTGCCCCAGCTTGATGCGGGGAATCTCCGCGCTGGGCACGGGCGCTTCCAGGGTCAGCTGGGCCAGGTTGACGATGGTGTAGACGGGCATGTCGGGCGAGACTTTTTCGCCGGCCTGCAGGTGGCGCTTGCTGACGATGCCGGCCATCGGTGCGCGGATCACCGTGTCGGCCAGCGCGATGCGGGCGATATCGACCATGGCGGCGGCGGACTTGACGTTGGCGCGCGCCAGGTCGACCGAGTTTTGCGTCGTGTCGTAGGCCGTTTGCGAAATGTATTTTTGCTTGAGCAGGGCCTGGCTGTTCGCCTCGTTCTTGGCCGCCATGGACAGGCGCGCCTGCGCTTCGTCCAGCATGGCTTGCTGCTGTGTCAGGCGGGCGCGCAGGTCGGCCGCATCCAGGCGCACGAGGATTTGCCCGTTGGCCACTTGCTGGCCTTCCTGCAAGGTCGTTTCCTGGATGACGCCCGAGACCTTGGCCTTGATGGTGGCCTGGGTCACGGGCGCCAGCGAGCCGGACAGGGGCAGGCTGATGGTCAGCGCGCGCGCATCGATGGCGGCCACGTCGCCCTGCGCCAGTTCATGCACGGGGGACTTTGCCTGCTCCTTCTTCTTGCTCGCTTGCAATTCGGCAGCCTTGGCCGCCTGTTGCTTCGATTGCATGACGGTCCATCCGCCCCCGGCCAGACCCAGTACGACGAGGATCAGCACGGGGGTGCGCCAGCGCCGGCGGCGCGTGGCGGCAAGGGGAGAGGCGGGGGGCAGGGTCTCGTTTTTCATAGGTTTTTTAGTCAGGAGCGGCGCAGGGGCTCGGCGCCAGGTCTCGGTGCGGACCCGGCCTGTCGCTGGCCGGGAGGGAATTCGGGTAGCGCATCGCCGTGGCGGCCGCAGGCAGCACGCCTGCCGCTGCGGCCGTTCACGGCGATACGCATGTTGCCACTTTAGGAAGATTCAAGTCCGGCCGCCATCGCCATGCGACAGATTGCACAAAATCGGGGCTGGAATGCAAAAAACGGCGACCGGAGACCACAGTAAGGATGCCCGCCGCGCACGTCACGATGCTTGCGCCTCCTCAAGAAGCCGATTCGCCGGCGCGCAAGAATGGTCGGGATGGTTGCGCCACCGGACAGGCCACACGCCCGCCGGTTGCCGCGCGGCCGCGCCACGGGGGCCTGATGTCTGATCGGATTGTCGGAGCCGCGCCGTCGCCGGGCCGTTTGCTTGCCGCTGCCGAACCGCAGGCGGGGCCGGCCGGCAAGGCCTTGGACTTGCTGTCCATCATTGTTGCCGCCGTCGAACAGGCGCCTGGCCTGGCCGTGCGTGGCATCGACCGCGACGGCATCGTGCGCTACTGGAGCGCTGGCGCGGCGCGCCTGTACGGCGTGGCGGCCGAGCTGGCGCTGGGCCAGCCGTGGGCCAGGGTGGCCGCTTCGCTGCCGGATGCCGCCAGCCTGGCCGAGGATGTCGCCGGCGAACTGGCCGCCGTGTGGGAGAGCGGCAAGGCGCGCGGCATGCGCCTGTGGAAGCTGGACGCCGACGGCGCCGCGCCGCGCTGCATCTGTTCCACCGTGTTTCCCGTCATGCAGTCCGGACGTGTGCGGCAAGTGGTGTGCATCGATGTCGACATCACGGCCAGCGGCCAGGATGGCGCCGCGCAGGGTGCCTTGCTGCTGATGGGCGACAATTTCCGCCAGCTGTACGACAAGTCCGCCGACGCCATCGTATTGCTGCGCGACGAGTACATCGCCGAAGCGAATCCGGCCGCCATTACCCTGTTTCAATGTGAAGACCGGCCACGGCTGCTGGGGCGCCGCCTCAGCGACTTTTCGCCGCTGCGCCAGCCCGATGGCGAATTGTCGTCGTTGCGCGGCACGCAGCTGGCGGCACAGGCCCACGCCGACGGCAACTGCCGCTACGACTGGCGCTATCAGACGTGCGCGGGCCAGCTGTTCTGGGGCGAAGTGCTGCTCACTTCCGTCACGCTCGACCACACCTATCTGTTTTACGCCGTGATCCGCGATATTTCCTCGCGCAAACTGGCCGAGCGGGCCCTGTATTTGTCGGTACAGGTCATCGAGCATGCCAGTGTGGCCATCGTCGTGATGGACCCGCAGCAGCGCGTCGTCAGCATGAATCCCGCGTACAGCGAAATCAGCGGCTACAGCCTGGACGACATGCTGGGCAAGCCTTTCGTCCAGCACGGCGTGGAGCCGGACGCGCCGGCGTTTTTTGACCACGTGTGGGACGAAGTCGAGGCCAACGGCTATTGGCAAGGCGATATCACGGGCCAGCGCAAGGCGGGCGGGCGCTACCCGGCCTGGCTGTCGCTGACGGCCATCCGCGACAGCCAGGGGCAATTGAGCAATTACCTGGCCATCCTCAACGATATCAGCGAGCGCAAGAAAAACGAGGAGCACACGCGCCACCTGGCCGAGCACGATTTCCTGACCGACTTGCCGAACCGGGTGCTGCTGCTGGACCGGCTGTCGCTGGCGCTGGCGACCGCGCGGCGCAAGCTGAGCATGCTGGCCATCCTGTACCTGGACCTCGATCATTTCAAGCACATCAATGACAGCATGGGCCACCATGTGGGCGATTTGCTGCTCAAGGAAGTGGCGCGGCGCCTGGTGCGCTGCGTGCGCGGCGTCGACACGGTCAGCCGGCATGGCGGCGACGAGTTCGTCATCATCCTGGCCGAGGTGGGCGGCATCGACCAGGTGGCCCATGTGGCGTCGAGTCTGCTGCATGCCGTCACGCAGCCCTATCAGCTGGGCGAATACGAACTGCAGGTATCGACCTCGATCGGCGTGGCCATCTTTCCCAGCGATGGCGACAGCATCGAGGCCCTCGTGCACAACGCCGATATCGCCATGTACCATGCCAAGGAAGGCGGGCGTAACAATTTCCAGTTTTTCAATGCCGAGATGAATGCGCAAATCATCGAGCGGGCCAGCCTGGAGCAGGGCTTGCGCGCCGCGCTGGGTCGCGATGAATTCGTGCTGGAGTTCCAGCCCGCGCTCGATGTTGCTAGCGGGCAAATCGTCGGCGCCGAAGCGCTGTTGCGCTGGCGCCACCCGCAACTGGGCGTGCTGCCGCCCGAGCGCTTCATCGCCGTGGCCGAGGAGTGCGGCTTGATGGTGTCGATTGGCAACTGGGTGCTGCAGCAAGCTTGCCGACGCGCGCGCGCCTGGCACGATGCGGGCCAGGCCTGGCGCGTGGCCGTGAACCTGTCGCCGGCGCAATGCCTGCACAATAATTTATTGCTCAGCGTGCAAGAGGCGCTGGCCGTGTCGGGTTTGCCCGCCGCCTGCCTGGAACTGGAAGTGACGGAGTCATTGCTGATGAAGGGCGGCGCGCGCCTGGCCGGCGTGCTGGCGCAGCTGCGCGCGCTGGGCGTCAGGCTGGCCATCGACGATTTCGGCACCGGCTATTCGCGCCTGGCCAATCTGCGCCATTACCCGGTGGATAAACTCAAGATCGACCCATCCTTCCTGCCCGCCGCGGCGGATGGCACGGCAGGCGAAGCCGACACGATGGTCGCCGCCACCATCATCGCCATGGCGCGCGAGCTGCAATTGACGGTGATTGCCGAAGGCGTGGAAACGGCGCAGCAACTGGCGTATCTGCGGGCACAGGGCTGCCAGCAATACCAGGGGCGCTATGCCAGCGCGCAAGTCGCGGGCAGTGTTCTGGCGAAGTTATTGAACTAGGTAATGTTTCCCAGCAGCTTGATGCGCGCCAGCACCTGGCCATGGTCGGACGCATATGGCAGGCCCAGCAGCAAATGGTCGTTGAGATAAGTCACGTCCTGCAGCACGCCGATGGCGCGCGGCGAGGCGGGATGAAAATGTTCGGATACGAGGATATGGTCGATCGTCATGTAGGCGCTGTCGTGGATGTTCGTGTAGCCCGCGTGGCGCGCCGCATCCTGGCGCAGGGCGATGGCGTTGGCGTCATACAGGCGTTCTCGCATTTCCATGCCTGGTTCGCACGGTGCGCCCGCGCCCATGACGATGGACGTGGTGACGGCATTGGCGATGTCGTTGAAGTCGCCCAGCACGATGCGGGGACGGCTGCTGTGGCACAGTTCGCTTGCCAGCACGCGCAGGGCCACCGCTTCCGCGCCGCGCCGCTGCAGCGAGCGCAGGTTGGCCAGTGCGTAGGCGATGGCATCGTTGCCGTCGCCGTGGCGGTAGTCGGGCCGGCGCGATTTCAAGTGCACCACGACCACGTCGGTGAGTTGTCCTCCCGGAAAGATGACCTGCACGTGCAGCGGTGCGCGGGCGAAGCGGCAGACATTGTCATCGGCGGACACGCTCACGCCGGCCGGGAAATTCGTCCAGGCAACTCCGGCGCCGGCCAGCGGCAGGCGCGACACGAGCGCCACCGTGGGCAGCATGCGTCCGGCGGCGTCCATCGCATCGTGTCCGGCCAGGGCGGCTGCGCGGTAATGGCGCGTGCGCGACAGCACGTCGCGCAGGGCCGCTTGCGAGAAAATTTCCTGGAAACCGATCACGTCGGCGTCGAGCAGGTCGATCTGCCGCGCCGTCCATTCCGCCTTGGCCTCGTATTGCGCCGGGCTCAACGGTTCCAGGTTGTCATACAATTTCGCCCCGGCGGGGGCAAGGTTGCAGACATTGAATGTGGCAAAGCGGATTTCTTGCTGCATAATTAGCACTCCTCACTGAACGATCAGCGTATCACGCATGGCTAAAAAAGAGCATATTTCCGAAACCCAGGCGACGCAGCTGCTGCGCAAGCATCACGTTTCCTTTGAAGAACACCCGTATCCGTATGAAGAACACGGCGGCACCAGCGTCTCGGCGCGCGAGCTGGGGGTGCCCGAGCACGCGGTGATCAAGACCCTGGTGATGCAGGACGAGGCGGCCAAGCCGCTGATCGTGCTCATGCATGGCGATTGCAAGGTGTCGACCAAGAATTTGGCGCGTGGCATCGGCTGCAAGTCCGTCGAGCCGTGCAAGCCCGAAGTGGCGCAGCGCCATTCCGGCTACATGATCGGCGGCACCTCGCCGTTCGGCACGAAGAAGGCCATGCCCGTGTACGTGGAGCAATCCATCCTGGCGCTCGAACGCATCTATATCAATGGCGGGCGGCGCGGTTTTCTCGTCTCGCTGGCGCCGCAGGTGCTCATTGATTTGCTCAAGGCCAAGCCGGTGCAGTGCGCGCTGCAGGATTAAGGAAATCGTCCAAAGCCTGTTGCGGGGCATGGAGCATGGTGTATATTCTGCTGCGCCAGCCTCGACGCTGGTGCAATAAACATAATAAAGGGAAGAAATGAATCCAGTAATCACAACCGTGGCAATGACAGTGGCCGCTTACTTGCTCGGCTCGATATCGTTTGCCGTGGTGATGAGCAAGGTCTACGGCATTGCCGATCCGCGCACCTATGGCTCGAAAAATCCGGGCGCCACCAACGTGCTGCGCAGCGGCAACAAGGGCGCGGCCGTCATGACGCTGCTGGGCGATGGCGCCAAGGGCTGGCTGGCCGTGTTCCTGGCCGACCATTTTGCCAGCGCCCTGGGCGTGGGCGACACGGCCGTGGCGCTGGTGGCCATCGCCGTCTTCCTCGGCCATCTGTGGCCCGTGTTCTTCCGCTTTGTCGGCGGCAAGGGCGTGGCCACGGCCCTGGGCGTATTGCTGGGGATTAATCCCTGGCTGGGCCTGGCGACCCTGGCCACCTGGCTGATCATCGCCTACGCGTTTCGCTATTCCTCGCTGGCAGCGCTGGTGGCGGCCCTGTTCGCGCCGTTTTACTATGGCTTGCTGTTCGGCGTCGATCCGATCTTGCTGGCTGTCATCGTCATGAGCGTGCTGCTGGCTTACCGCCACAGCCAGAACATCGCGAACTTGCTCTCTGGCAAGGAAAGCAAGATCGGCGGCAAGAAGGATGGGGCCAAGGCGCCCGTGAAGAAAAAGTAGGCGCTTGATTTCCCGCGGCCCGCACGCATATGCTGTGCTTGCGGCGCCGCGCGGTGCGGCCGCCACCGACTCGCGCAAAGGCTGCCCACCATGACTGTCCCCACCTCCTCCGCCACACCCGTTCCCCTCCGTATCGACTTCGTTTCCGACGTTTCCTGCCCCTGGTGCGTGATCGGCCTGAAATCGCTGGAGCAAGCCTTGGACAAGCTGGACGGCACCGTCCAGGCCGAGATCCACTTCCAGCCCTTCGAGCTGAACGCCAATATGCCGGTCGAAG of Janthinobacterium sp. PAMC25594 contains these proteins:
- a CDS encoding MgtC/SapB family protein, with the protein product MVVFDFSLRVAAALTLGAMIGAERQLRQRMAGLRTNALVSVGASLFVMVSVLEGDPDGHLRIAAQVVSGIGFLGAGVIMREGMTVRGLNTAATLWCSAAIGVLCGLGFALEAAIGTGFVLVANLVLRHLAQRINAHGSEAGIETESIYRVTAVCEAEQEVQVRKLMLRLISGMPALMLQSLHSEDAAQAGRIEVRADLLTPLSSLGLLEQIVSQVSLEGSVSAVRWALVNNAEFVAERGV
- a CDS encoding efflux RND transporter permease subunit, translated to MWMTKVSIQNPVFATMVMVALVVLGIFSYRGLGVESMPSVQFPFAAIEVNYPGASPEAVENDITRPIEDAVNTVSGIKTIRANSWEGRAGVYLEFELSTNMDKAMQDLRDKVALVRPRFPKEAKDPFIARAEGDNERPIATIVLTSTGHDLRSLSTMTEQIISKRFQGVAGVGQVKLRGLRARQILISMKPIELNAQGIGVDEVIRAIQATNTNLPAGSISHGAAEQLVRVEGKIKDAREFGKIIVARRAVGPVYLDQVATVVDGEQEELSISRMNGQQAVTMEITKVQDANVVEVGTGILKVAADLQKTLPPDIKLRVLDDESERMQSQLDNVKRTIIEGAVLTMVIVFLFLHSWRSTIITGLTLPISVLASFIAMKAFGFTLNFLTLMALSLCIGLLIDDAIVVRENIVRHLGMGKSHYQAANDGTNEIGLAVMATTFAIVAVFVPVAFMDGIIGRFFLQFGITVAVAVLVSLFVSFTLDPMLSSVWRDPVKDRFKYAPWLGRFMAWIETGIDRLHVWYGKVLGIALRWRKTTLATAFALFAGSLMLVPMIGGEMFPETDQGWVNLRFKTPVGSSLEYTDSKVRQIETALKEFPEIDSLVANIGTPDGRNAAEVNLKLTDIKTHKRRSQQELEKLIRERLAPIAGITLSVGNRPIFIAILGTDEGKLDAVAHRLMDKMRTIKGLADMEYSQEGANPSTTVKINNELASDLGLSVQQIGNALRPFVAGDTVSHWLASDGQNYDVNVQLPKSGRQKVADLADLSLASSKFDANGKPIMIPLRQVVEFVPSSSPQVLKRQALQRRVAIYAGVQGRPAGDVDADVQKAMKSIDLPPGVRFDVAGNAQQMAETMGGAMMALGIAVIFIYLVLASQFGSFLQPIAIMVSLPLSLIGVLLALLMTGSTLNIFSVIGFIMLMGLVTKNAILLVDFTNQRQREGLGQFEALMEAGQVRLRPILMTTLAMVFGMLPMAIGMGDGGESQAPMGRAVIGGVITSTLLTLVVVPVAYTYLDSLGKRAARFFGGGEHAHADADQAPAAH
- a CDS encoding efflux RND transporter periplasmic adaptor subunit, whose protein sequence is MKNETLPPASPLAATRRRRWRTPVLILVVLGLAGGGWTVMQSKQQAAKAAELQASKKKEQAKSPVHELAQGDVAAIDARALTISLPLSGSLAPVTQATIKAKVSGVIQETTLQEGQQVANGQILVRLDAADLRARLTQQQAMLDEAQARLSMAAKNEANSQALLKQKYISQTAYDTTQNSVDLARANVKSAAAMVDIARIALADTVIRAPMAGIVSKRHLQAGEKVSPDMPVYTIVNLAQLTLEAPVPSAEIPRIKLGQDVHFKVDGFGARDFAGKVTRINPTTESGSRAMLVYIAVDNGDGALRGGMFAKGSIVTERSIVAPLVPLTAVRNEKQGAVVYALVNNKVVAQPVTLGLRNEDEGYAEVTSGLVPGAKVIIARLDGVKPGHSVTFAAPATAPAPAAPAAVLARKD
- a CDS encoding EAL domain-containing protein; this encodes MSDRIVGAAPSPGRLLAAAEPQAGPAGKALDLLSIIVAAVEQAPGLAVRGIDRDGIVRYWSAGAARLYGVAAELALGQPWARVAASLPDAASLAEDVAGELAAVWESGKARGMRLWKLDADGAAPRCICSTVFPVMQSGRVRQVVCIDVDITASGQDGAAQGALLLMGDNFRQLYDKSADAIVLLRDEYIAEANPAAITLFQCEDRPRLLGRRLSDFSPLRQPDGELSSLRGTQLAAQAHADGNCRYDWRYQTCAGQLFWGEVLLTSVTLDHTYLFYAVIRDISSRKLAERALYLSVQVIEHASVAIVVMDPQQRVVSMNPAYSEISGYSLDDMLGKPFVQHGVEPDAPAFFDHVWDEVEANGYWQGDITGQRKAGGRYPAWLSLTAIRDSQGQLSNYLAILNDISERKKNEEHTRHLAEHDFLTDLPNRVLLLDRLSLALATARRKLSMLAILYLDLDHFKHINDSMGHHVGDLLLKEVARRLVRCVRGVDTVSRHGGDEFVIILAEVGGIDQVAHVASSLLHAVTQPYQLGEYELQVSTSIGVAIFPSDGDSIEALVHNADIAMYHAKEGGRNNFQFFNAEMNAQIIERASLEQGLRAALGRDEFVLEFQPALDVASGQIVGAEALLRWRHPQLGVLPPERFIAVAEECGLMVSIGNWVLQQACRRARAWHDAGQAWRVAVNLSPAQCLHNNLLLSVQEALAVSGLPAACLELEVTESLLMKGGARLAGVLAQLRALGVRLAIDDFGTGYSRLANLRHYPVDKLKIDPSFLPAAADGTAGEADTMVAATIIAMARELQLTVIAEGVETAQQLAYLRAQGCQQYQGRYASAQVAGSVLAKLLN
- a CDS encoding endonuclease/exonuclease/phosphatase family protein gives rise to the protein MQQEIRFATFNVCNLAPAGAKLYDNLEPLSPAQYEAKAEWTARQIDLLDADVIGFQEIFSQAALRDVLSRTRHYRAAALAGHDAMDAAGRMLPTVALVSRLPLAGAGVAWTNFPAGVSVSADDNVCRFARAPLHVQVIFPGGQLTDVVVVHLKSRRPDYRHGDGNDAIAYALANLRSLQRRGAEAVALRVLASELCHSSRPRIVLGDFNDIANAVTTSIVMGAGAPCEPGMEMRERLYDANAIALRQDAARHAGYTNIHDSAYMTIDHILVSEHFHPASPRAIGVLQDVTYLNDHLLLGLPYASDHGQVLARIKLLGNIT
- the ybaK gene encoding Cys-tRNA(Pro) deacylase encodes the protein MAKKEHISETQATQLLRKHHVSFEEHPYPYEEHGGTSVSARELGVPEHAVIKTLVMQDEAAKPLIVLMHGDCKVSTKNLARGIGCKSVEPCKPEVAQRHSGYMIGGTSPFGTKKAMPVYVEQSILALERIYINGGRRGFLVSLAPQVLIDLLKAKPVQCALQD
- the plsY gene encoding glycerol-3-phosphate 1-O-acyltransferase PlsY; the protein is MNPVITTVAMTVAAYLLGSISFAVVMSKVYGIADPRTYGSKNPGATNVLRSGNKGAAVMTLLGDGAKGWLAVFLADHFASALGVGDTAVALVAIAVFLGHLWPVFFRFVGGKGVATALGVLLGINPWLGLATLATWLIIAYAFRYSSLAALVAALFAPFYYGLLFGVDPILLAVIVMSVLLAYRHSQNIANLLSGKESKIGGKKDGAKAPVKKK